One genomic window of Dunckerocampus dactyliophorus isolate RoL2022-P2 chromosome 7, RoL_Ddac_1.1, whole genome shotgun sequence includes the following:
- the kmt2bb gene encoding histone-lysine N-methyltransferase 2A isoform X2, translating to MMAAAGCGSATAAAGGGQGGTATARGRFPGRPWSSRSRLRSEKRWQLGRSGLEGDDVTCGGPRPANLVVSLNEDQSHLRLLGIEASHKTLGQAGYSSSGSEEVRSQTDSGGDDFRGFEAERKSSKGAKWSRQNPSKGDVKTKSKRQRDKKVPLITPAEEAAICPPDPVKDKHLAEVKHTASSKSETAKGSRKRSKAKNSVDQELTKGEALSPAPRITIKLVTKKKNKTVKEPREKSVKKMKGKGIAEQPHVNTSQAEHISSAHVKLKAEAAQDKGVGTLPARRRGRSASKGTTSPCQPRANVAAEDRKSADQADTAIETVQSITKATQSKFKKANQKVIRRSKRVTNPLSIPVSNGAAEPENPIKSDSTVDTKSKVSRKVESKPPTRRGGRRQSKRLNKKDVSVADNHSPSSTETDHLAVQPSDRLPSNEEARVPSLKLIKIKNPKYDAHSSGKHSARKKKRKKFIWTLSLVKLGIQTQPAESTVKPREKRGHEVDLPTLCGSIADSSLTGVEHVSQVDNSAPQESNSTDSNEKDSQKDADMTGEKKSMLQVEVTAAGENESCHQEVKNSDYGKVPPLQIKKLSSPGKHKKSKASFLVQQVSPVPEKKDDALKEGGKVQEEKELSLDAEVQPTRRLRRRTASLESPPKKPDSRKPVKTPAKRRSRTSPRVEKTPQMEVAVPAQVLIEEFSAPALPEMSSQETSINTSDIPDNNSAVITDDPLPVPREESLQKTIENEIDLQMKEAKPLPVPLKRRRYRNNTFGKKRSSKKKKTAVSQQSTVDAELATVESAGTESVLQHDSQPLATETSLPEAVDESIQPEPLEESILPEENEVTVLAEEEQRQPPVKEETDIQLIDCQQSLPLESQASDPNALCLPKKSRKKVKKKRKSLIGQRQKHRHRNKDGKFAPLKSPKNQGTIEEDADISIQSEVSASSPGTKLVGVHKKYKKRPSPGLHLHSKRPESIVSTLIEIGLDKDSDSLKQEETDSIVDGSRTDAADQPPGKTKFVKNIKHFIMPVVSARSSRVIKTPQRFMDDVGMSVLPRRNSPKKGLQLGLQIRTGKRRDEGPGRAISPILPVDEEDILREAQLDLDLFSSDDLDDTADITDLFSETKSVKGQKKSSLQKNSSFKWDLPPELTEEIFTLDKTPEDKCEDLFLSSPVDKPRECLSIGLLDAQKKKSPLRLNKQAAHFKIYQRLNKLHKGLPPSKTAAEMEGVSKSLQPPVDLAEGLDDEAMSISLRQRSADTVKEKSKLKIEDVDSPGVVRKVCIKATKSRLLAFHSADKEDSVGNDNIKLHSAELQSGQQSGVGEDDHPASVGKGASQRARVTGANKRMLNLLRKAKAQLMKIDQQKHMKSSGLLSGPTGARSRNLTSKRQRRKQRVQLDTNVPIKTEQPQGQPQLISPLCQEFRQAGGPRIKHVCRAASVVLGQPRALVPDDIPRLSALPLHERTGISPSAVTNDVADGSPSESDSPDFSDSKVTKVKKASSFVKRKGLGPFGYRSRRCGVCKGCNHEDDCGTCINCLDKPKFGGPNTKRQCCVYKRCDQIEERKARRLSGRTAPKGSKRRRPSFSGGHSSNDEGMEGAVDSPSGLQGDSHSPSVRKQPKRVVKPRVYFDLMDYDSDLDEKTLSSASPARRRGNGTRLSPDFVSLDGFLGDISDDETRHRKSSSHRVPSVRRKPDKGMSSQAPFEETPPSVLAALANGFEQRDVEPSKPTHKIRVDFKEDCTLENVWNMGGLSILTSAPNMPPYVCLLCASKGQHEMLHCQVCCEPFHWFCLEEAERPSVENKENWCCRHCKFCHVCGRKNKQSKPLLECERCQNCYHASCLGPNYPKQNKKRKAWVCMTCIRCKSCGVTPGKSWDIDWNHDKGLCPDCSNLYEQGNYCPICFKCYEDNDYDSQMMQCGTCNHWVHAKCEDLTDELYEILSSLPESVVYSCRPCSVTQPSAWRELLYIELRSGVEKVLACLLSSTLTQHLVTCSQCEKSVDPDSGIEGRPACDLRAVGKKFDKGLYTTLKMFHDDVVQVIRNQLEQEEDLPEEERPTALARSYYLKLLEEVFNWFNSQDPKVWNPRTKELPMGMLSHAVHPPTNEHVYAQWQEREELISRDPLEHLQDDNRQNLVETKEEMTAPMSAEAASWNHIKHSRDFRLKSKGKRGRHQKADIDTGWSKDDERQCSLCQKYGERKPNDAGRLLYLGQNEWAHVNCCLWSAEVFEEDDGSLLHVHSAVTRGRLMRCERCNQPGATVGCCLTSCQSNYHFMCARSRHCVFQDDKKVYCHKHKHLLSGKVITGQEFEVKRRVYVDFEGISLRRKFLTGLEPELINVMIGSLQIDKLGVLSELSANKGKLFPVGFQCSRWYWSTVNPVQKCKYTCTVREVQPLIPEKPDEDMPDQGDNHTIEHNPCPLPETENQETDASETHPQPEELLVRVLSTKPDYGTKPKISSYPQTRRPAGGLSRPLPSPGAIPTKPHHILTVSDLEETRRARRHNPHSQTTGLRSNMSPSTLGPPTGPVTLRAGKASVPTSPLFPSAGSDTLINSVSARLGGGRSASSVRCPGNAKTHCASSFFPQSPWQDSTGTYPPPSLSLSSSIQNLPRTRLSFDLSQSDSVEVPHNFLASPEPEDVSPANGSSPQGGEQKDEEEFRYSPFHKDSSVVVAEEIEETLLNEVVAMNCGGQIVVEGDDQEEFWGRTQEVQKRKSLVASLPRSAASGRNDLGNTSSDDDLEHYFDFSRTIVSCPGSKDHSKSPTSSSSRSMAQVDGVDDGTESDASVSTIDDAQKVGASGKTVIPAKNLNNSEVSEIQNQTPKVSSSDMRKDSSLNTLSAVHNPIGIVQIFPGSSTEISTGLVPPHKEECSDAKQEYVLPTLKGLPNLMTKVPENPSSGKVLQSFCQGPASRIEPQQAEPLNPLKPDSSHIVSPAEACTVLVNHLTGNSLAGSPDNTQGAVLDLQSSPLISTDVQCPSHGLSESVQMYSCLHGGTQPALSSITLQPVTSSQDSAFLQMEPLSTKLTTLSPVGDPAHTRLIESPQNDPLLPGNCVKAETSGTISVPMHSTQTQPLRSTAVNIVSSSASVSFHPGLTPSVPSSSQTTSASVMLNGYSTSSTQKEASPGHTISINFSTPRPALEPQQPVLSQALPGHAILTVKEVGGPNVDPTPHVLLVNRLGQIFVKNPESNTFQLPNPNSPSFNCVTQIASLLQSNALSATLAAAGSMSSPPPASNVMSTTSGMATPADQNPTTITQLLTHNTNGALSSVNVKKPRKTAKTPKDETAPEKKKPKKKKESSASKKSKPSKTVGQCTLSPKNSDISPAESAEAIINQAMASNYTPKWSGLRTLSPSSVVLPPGLLIEPEPPAPCPKPAPPPASRPRTHVRMKRVSSLSDRIVTKKSKVDFLPSKPTSEEENNRPNFPSVSSRASGVRIKTPTVKGVLNLDELKQEHPSDSDSSEFEPWDSLSRGEHGKQHAWEPVGHSSLIDWKKYSDDESPMSDDDEEFLPNKDQPHLRFEISSDDGFSVEADSIEVAWKAVIDGVQEARAIAKLRPLAFQRMTGARMLGLVHDAVVFLLEQLQGAHRCQHHSFRFFKQFSQEDDLPVNSTGCARSELYLRKSTFDMFNFLASQHRQLPDIGPYDDEEDDVLLKSTRRATSLELPMAMRFRHLERTSKEAVGVYRSAIHGRGLFCKRNIEAGEMVIEYAGTVIRAVLTDKREKYYDGKGIGCYMFRIDDFDVVDATMHGNAARFINHSCEPNCYSRVINVEGRKHIVIFALRKIYRGEELTYDYKFPIEDASNKLNCNCGARRCRRFLN from the exons GGTGATGATTTCAGAGGTTTTGAAGCTGAAAGAAAAAGCTCTAAAGGAGCAAAATGGTCTCGACAAAACCCTTCTAAAG GTGATGTCAAAACAAAATCTAAACGACAACGTGATAAGAAGGTGCCCCTTATTACGCCAGCCGAGGAGGCAGCTATTTGTCCACCTGATCCTGTGAAAGATAAACATTTGGCGGAGGTGAAGCACACCGCTTCTTCCAAATCAGAGACTGCTAAAGGTTCCAGGAAACGCTCTAAAGCCAAGAACTCCGTGGATCAGGAGTTGACCAAAGGCGAGGCGTTGTCACCAGCGCCAAGGATTACAATAAAGTTGGtgactaaaaagaaaaataaaactgtaaagGAGCCTCGTGAAAAGTCTGTCAAGAAGATGAAGGGAAAAGGAATTGCGGAACAGCCCCACGTCAACACCAGTCAGGCTGAACACATTtccagtgctcatgtcaaattAAAAGCTGAGGCTGCACAAGACAAAGGAGTGGGGACTTTACCTGCGAGAAGACGTGGACGATCTGCTTCAAAGGGAACAACATCGCCCTGCCAGCCTCGTGCCAATGTTGCTGCCGAGGACCGGAAGTCAGCTGATCAAGCTGACACCGCAATAGAGACTGTGCAGTCAATAACAAAGGCAACGCAgtccaaatttaaaaaagccAATCAGAAAGTGATTCGGAGAAGCAAGAGAGTCACCAACCCACTCTCAATACCTGTCTCGAATGGTGCTGCTGAACCAGAAAATCCCATAAAAAGTGATTCCACTGTTGACACAAAGTCAAAAGTGTCCAGAAAAGTTGAATCTAAACCACCAACGAGAAGGGGTGGACGGAGGCAAAGTAAGAGGCTAAACAAGAAGGACGTTTCAGTGGCAGATAACCATTCTCCATCTTCCACAGAGACTGATCATTTAGCGGTGCAACCCAGTGACAGGTTACCTTCAAACGAGGAAGCGAGGGTCCCAAGTTTGAAGTTGATAAAAATCAAAAACCCAAAATACGATGCACATTCCAGCGGGAAGCATTCAGCTCGAAAAAAGAAGCGGAAAAAATTCATCTGGACTTTATCATTAGTTAAGTTAGGAATTCAGACCCAGCCTGCTGAAAGCACTGTCAAACCGAGAGAGAAGAGGGGACATGAAGTGGATCTGCCCACTCTGTGCGGGAGTATTGCAGACAGCAGTTTGACAGGAGTGGAACACGTTTCGCAAGTGGATAACTCGGCTCCACAAGAGAGTAATTCAACAGACAGCAATGAGAAAGACAGCCAAAAAGACGCTGATATGACCGGTGAGAAAAAGTCCATGTTGCAAGTGGAAGTTACAGCAGCAGGCGAAAATGAAAGCTGTCATCAAGAAGTCAAAAATTCAGATTACGGGAAAGTCCCACctcttcaaataaaaaaactcTCCTCTCCTGGCAAACATAAAAAATCCAAGGCATCCTTTTTGGTTCAACAAGTTAGCCCTGTGCCTGAAAAGAAAGACGACGCTCTCAAAGAAGGAGGTAAAGTTCAAGAGGAAAAAGAACTGTCTTTGGATGCGGAAGTCCAGCCCACCAGGAGACTGCGGAGGAGAACGGCAAGCCTTGAGTCGCCTCCAAAAAAGCCCGACAGCCGTAAACCTGTAAAGACTCCGGCAAAGCGACGGTCGAGAACAAGTCCACGGGTGGAAAAAACACCCCAGATGGAAGTTGCTGTCCCTGCTCAGGTTTTAATAGAAGAATTCAGTGCACCCGCTCTCCCTGAAATGTCCTCACAGGAAACTAGCATTAACACCTCTGATATTcctgacaacaattctgcagtGATAACGGATGATCCCTTACCGGTGCCTCGTGAAGAGTCTCTGCAGAAGACAATAGAGAATGAGATTGACCTACAAATGAAGGAGGCCAAACCATTGCCTGTGCCTTTGAAACGTAGGAGATATCGAAATAATACATTTGGGAAAAAGAGGTCTTCTAAAAAGAAGAAGACTGCTgtttctcaacaaagcactgtTGATGCAGAGTTGGCCACTGTTGAATCTGCTGGCACAGAGTCTGTCCTTCAGCATGACAGTCAACCTTTAGCAACAGAAACAAGTCTGCCTGAGGCCGTAGACGAAAGCATCCAGCCTGAGCCCTTGGAAGAAAGCATCCTGCCTGAGGAAAATGAGGTCACTGTATTAGCGGAGGAAGAGCAGAGACAACCACCAGTAAAAGAGGAAACAGACATTCAGTTAATAGATTGTCAGCAGTCGTTACCTTTGGAAAGTCAAGCAAGTGATCCAAACGCATTGTGCTTACCAAAGAAATCccgtaaaaaagtaaaaaagaagcGTAAAAGTTTAATTGGGCAGCGTCAGAAGCACAGGCACCGGAACAAGGATGGAAAGTTTGCTCCACTTAAATCACCAAAAAATCAGGGAACAATTGAAGAAGATGCCGACATTTCCATCCAGTCAGAAGTTAGCGCTTCCTCCCCAGGTACTAAACTCGTTGGTGTgcataaaaagtataaaaagagACCTTCACCTGGCCTTCACCTACACTCTAAAAGGCCAGAATCTATCGTTTCTACACTGATAGAAATAGGGCTTGACAAAGACAGCGATAGTTTGAAACAGGAAGAAACTGACTCAATAGTGGATGGGTCACGAACAGATGCTGCCGACCAGCCACCTGGCAAAACAAAGTTTGTGAAAAACATCAAACACTTCATAATGCCTGTTGTAAGTGCTAGATCCTCTCGAGTGATCAAGACCCCACAACGATTTATGGATGATGTTGGAATGTCTGTGTTGCCGCGGAGAAACTCGCCAAAAAAAGGTTTGCAACTGGGCTTGCAAATTCGCACTGGAAAGAGGCGAGATGAAGGGCCCGGCCGAGCCATCTCCCCCATCCTACCAGTTGACGAGGAAGACATATTGAGAGAAGCTCAGTTGGATCTGGATCTGTTTTCATCAGACGATCTGGACGACACAGCCGACATAACTGACCTCTTTTCTGAGACAAAAAGCGTCAAGGGGCAAAAGAAGAGCTCCCTTCAGAAGAATTCCAGTTTCAAATGGGATCTGCCTCCAGAGTTGACTGAGGAAATTTTTACACTGGACAAAACTCCAGAGGACAAATGTGAGGATCTCTTTTTATCTTCACCAGTTGATAAACCCAGAGAATGTCTATCTATTGGGCTTTTGGATgctcaaaaaaagaaatcacccCTTAGGTTGAATAAGCAAGCAGCACATTTTAAGATTTATCAAAGATTGAACAAGTTGCACAAAGGACTTCCCCCAAGCAAGAcggcagcagaaatggaaggtGTGAGCAAATCTCTTCAGCCGCCTGTCGATTTAGCTGAAGGACTTGACGATGAGGCCATGAGCATTAGCCTGAGGCAGCGCAGCGCAGACACTGTGAAGGAAAAATCCAAACTCAAGATAGAAGACGTTGACTCACCTGGGGTTGTGAGAAAAGTTTGTATAAAAGCTACGAAGTCTAGGTTGCTTGCTTTTCATAGTGCTGATAAAGAGGATTCAGTCGGCAACGACAACATCAAGCTTCATTCAG CCGAGCTCCAGTCAGGACAGCAGTCAGGTGTAGGTGAAGACGACCATCCTGCATCAGTGGGGAAAGGAGCTTCACAGAGGGCGCGGGTTACTGGTGCCAATAAAAGAATGCTCAACCTGCTCAGGAAGGCTAAAGCCCAGCTCATGAAAATTGATCAGCAGAAACATATGAAGTCCTCTGGG CTGTTATCAGGGCCAACTGGTGCTCGATCGAGAAACTTGACCTCTAAAAGACAAAGAAGGAAGCAGAGGGTGCAGCTTGATACCAATGTTCCAATCAAGACAGAGCAACCTCAAGGACAA CCCCAGCTCATCTCTCCGCTGTGCCAAGAGTTCCGTCAGGCAGGAGGTCCACGCATCAAGCACGTTTGCAGAGCCGCTTCTGTGGTGCTTGGACAGCCTCGGGCCTTGGTACCAGATGACATTCCCAGGCTCAGCGCTCTGCCTCTTCACGAAAGAACAGGCATCTCTCCTTCAGCTGTCACAAACG ATGTTGCAGATGGCTCTCCTTCAGAATCAGACAGTCCCGACTTCTCAGACTCAAAAGTCACTAAGGTCAAGAAGGCTTCAAGTTTTGTGAAACGAAAAGGACTCGGGCCATTCGGGTACCGCTCTCGGAGGTGTGGTGTATGCAAAGGCTGCAACCATGAGGATGATTGTGGGACATGCATCAACTGCCTCGACAAACCCAAGTTTGGTGGTCCCAACACCAAACGACAGTGTTGCGT GTACAAGAGGTGTGATCAGATTGAAGAGAGGAAAGCACGACGACTGAGTGGGAGAACAGCACccaaag GTTCAAAACGACGGCGACCCTCTTTCAGTGGCGGGCATTCAAGCAATGATGAAGGGATGGAGGGTGCAGTCGACTCGCCTTCTGGTCTCCAAGGTGACAGTCATAGTCCATCTGTGAGGAAGCAGCCAAAACGGGTCGTGAAACCACGCGTCTACTTTGACCTGATGGACTATGATTCAGATCTGGATGAAAAGACACTTAGCTCAGCATCACCAGCTAGGAGAAGGGGCAATGGAACTCGTTTGAGTCCAG ACTTTGTTTCACTGGATGGATTCCTTGGAGATATATCAGATGATGAGACGCGGCATCGAAAATCCAGTTCACACCGTGTGCCATCTGTTCGACGTAAACCCGATAAG GGTATGTCATCACAGGCACCCTTTGAGGAAACTCCTCCAAGTGTCCTAGCTGCCCTGGCTAATGGATTTGAGCAGAGAGATGTTGAGCCTTCGAAACCCACCCATAAAATACGGGTTGACTTCAAG GAGGACTGTACTTTGGAAAATGTGTGGAACATGGGTGGTTTAAGTATCTTGACCTCCGCACCCAACATGCCACCGTATGTGTGCCTCCTTTGTGCCAGTAAAGGGCAACATGAG ATGTTGCATTGCCAAGTGTGCTGTGAGCCTTTTCATTGGTTTTGCCTTGAAGAGGCAGAGCGCCCCTCAGTGGAAAATAAGGAAAACTGGTGTTGTCGTCACTGCAAGTTTTGCCATGTATGTGgcaggaaaaacaagcaatcaaAG CCGTTGTTGGAGTGTGAAAGATGTCAGAATTGCTATCACGCTTCCTGTCTCGGACCAAATtatccaaaacaaaacaagaagagGAAAGCTTGG GTTTGTATGACATGCATCAGGTGTAAAAGTTGTGGGGTCACACCAGGGAAGAGCTGGGACATAGACTGGAATCACGATAAAGGACTATGTCCAGACTGTTCAAATCTCTATGAACAGG GTAACTATTGCCCAATCTGCTTCAAGTGCTATGAGGACAATGACTATGACAGTCAGATGATGCAGTGTGGAACATGTAACCACTGGGTACATGCCAAGTGTGAGGATCTGACAG ATGAACTGTATGAGATCCTATCTAGTCTACCAGAGAGTGTGGTGTATTCATGTCGGCCCTGCAGTGTGACTCAGCCTAGTGCCTGGAGAGAACTGCTATACATCGAGCTTCGATCTGGGGTGGAGAAAGTTCTAGCCTGCTTGCTGTCTTCCACTCTCACCCAGCATCTTGTTACCTGCTCACAG TGTGAAAAGTCAGTGGACCCTGACAGTGGAATAGAAGGACGACCAGCTTGTGATCTCCGAGCTGTAGGCAAGAAGTTTGACAAGGGCCTTTACACCACGTTG AAAATGTTCCATGACGATGTGGTGCAGGTGATAAGAAACCAGCTCGAACAGGAGGAAGACCTTCCAGAAGAGGAAAGACCCACTGCCCTGGCACGCTCATACTATCTtaag ctGCTTGAAGAAGTTTTCAATTGGTTCAACAGTCAAGACCCAAAAGTGTGGAACCCCCGTACCAAAGAACTGCCCAT GGGGATGCTGTCGCATGCTGTTCATCCTCCTACCAATGAGCATGTTTATGCCCAGTGGCAAGAGAGGGAAGAACTCATATCAAGGGACCCATTGGAACATCTGCAGGATGATAACAGACAGAATTTGGTGGAAACAAAAGAAGAGATGACTGCTCCAATGTCTGCAGAGGCAGCAAGCTGGAACCACATAAAACACAGCAGGGACTTCAGGCTCAAATCGAAAG GGAAACGGGGACGACATCAGAAAGCAGATATAGACACTGGCTGGTCAAAGGATGATGAGAGACAGTGCTCCTTGTGCCAAAAATATGGAGAACGAAAACCTAAT gatgcTGGTAGATTGTTGTACCTGGGCCAGAATGAGTGGGCGCATGTCAACTGCTGTCTTTGGTCAGCAGAGGTGTTTGAAGAGGACGATGGCTCTCTACTACATGTGCACAGTGCTGTCACAAGGGGTCGCTTAATG CGATGTGAACGTTGCAACCAGCCGGGCGCCACAGTAGGCTGCTGCTTGACTTCCTGTCAGAGCAACTATCACTTTATGTGTGCCCGCTCCCGGCACTGTGTGTTCCAGGACGATAAGAAGGTCTACtgccacaaacacaaacatctgCTCAGTGGAAAG GTGATCACCGGTCAAGAGTTTGAAGTAAAGCGACGAGTGTATGTGGATTTTGAAGGCATCAGCCTCCGAAGGAAGTTCTTAACTGGTCTGGAACCGGAGTTAATCAATGTCATGATTG GTTCACTACAGATTGATAAGCTTGGTGTCCTGTCAGAACTATCAGCCAACAAAGGAAAGTTGTTTCCTGTGGGATTTCA GTGTTCGCGCTGGTACTGGAGCACAGTCAATCCagtgcaaaaatgcaaatacacaTGCACAGTCCGAGAAGTCCAACCTTTAATACCAGAGAAACCTGATGAGGACATGCCTGACCAAGGAGATAATCACACCATTGAGCACAACCCCTGTCCATTACCAG AAACTGAGAACCAAGAGACAGACGCATCAGAAACACATCCTCAGCCCGAGGAACTGCTTGTCAGAGTTCTGTCTACAAAACCAGACTATGGGACAAAGCCAAAGATTTCCAGTTATCCCCAAACCAGGAGACCAGCTGGAGGACTGTCCCGACCTTTGCCATCGCCAG GAGCAATCCCAACAAAACCTCACCACATACTAACAGTAAGTGATCTGGAAGAGACCCGGAGGGCGCGGCGCCACAACCCCCACTCACAGACAACAGGACTCCGCAGTAACATGTCTCCTTCTACTCTGGGCCCCCCAACTGGACCAGTCACTCTCCGTGCAGGGAAAGCTTCCGTTCCAACTTCCCCACTATTCCCAAGTGCTGGTTCAGACACCCTGATAAATTCTGTATCAGCCCGCCTAGGTGGGGGCCGAAGTGCTTCCTCAGTCCGTTGCCCTGGTAACGCGAAAACCCATTGTGCCTCATCTTTCTTTCCTCAGTCTCCCTGGCAGGACAGTACAGGAACATATCCACCTCCAAGTCTGTCTTTGTCCTCATCAATACAGAATTTACCCAGGACTAGATTATCTTTCGATCTGAGCCAGTCTGATTCTGTTGAGGTACCGCACAACTTCTTAGCTTCTCCAGAGCCGGAGGATGTGTCTCCAGCAAATGGCAGTTCACCCCAGGGTGGCGAACAGAAGGATGAAGAGGAATTTCGGTACAGTCCATTCCACAAGGATTCCAGTGTGGTTGTGGCCGAGGAGATTGAAGAGACGCTCCTGAATGAAGTTGTGGCTATGAACTGTGGTGGACAAATAGTGGTGGAAGGGGATGATCAAGAGGAATTTTGGGGAAGAACCCAAGAAGTACAGAAAAGAAAGTCCCTTGTTGCCAGTCTGCCACGGTCAGCAGCCTCAGGCAGGAATGACTTGGGGAACACCTCTTCAGATGATGATCTGGAGCACTATTTTGACTTCTCACGAACTATTGTTAGCTGTCCTGGGTCTAAAGATCATTCCAAGTCTCCCACATCTTCTTCCTCCCGGAGCATGGCTCAAGTTGATGGTGTGGATGACGGAACAGAGAGTGATGCAAGCGTCTCTACAATTGATGATGCTCAGAAAGTTGGAGCTTCCGGTAAAACAGTCATTCCAGCCAAGAACCTTAATAACAGTGAGGTCTCTGAAATTCAGAATCAGACCCCCAAAGTGTCATCCAGTGACATGCGCAAAGATTCCTCTCTGAACACCTTATCTGCAGTCCATAACCCCATTGGCATAGTTCAGATCTTTCCAGGATCTTCTACAGAGATCAGCACTGGATTGGTCCCTCCCCACAAAGAGGAATGCTCTGACGCAAAGCAGGAATATGTGCTTCCTACCCTTAAGGGGCTGCCCAACCTAATGACAAAGGTGCCTGAAAACCCCTCTTCTGGAAAGGTTTTACAAAGTTTCTGTCAAGGACCTGCCTCACGAATCGAGCCCCAACAGGCTGAACCATTAAACCCCCTAAAACCTGACAGCAGCCACATTGTGTCTCCAGCTGAGGCTTGTACTGTGTTAGTTAATCACCTAACAGGTAATTCACTAGCAGGTTCACCTGACAATACTCAGGGTGCTGTGCTGGATCTTCAGTCCTCCCCCTTAATATCAACAGATGTTCAATGCCCTTCTCATGGACTTTCAGAATCTGTGCAGATGTATTCCTGTTTGCATGGCGGAACCCAGCCTGCTCTCTCGAGTATTACTCTACAGCCAGTGACCTCATCACAGGACTCGGCCTTTCTTCAAATGGAACCTTTGTCTACCAAACTAACCACTCTAAGTCCAGTTGGAGACCCGGCACATACCAGGTTAATTGAGTCACCCCAAAATGATCCATTGCTCCCAGGAAACTGCGTCAAAGCAGAAACCTCTGGTACCATCTCAGTACCCATGCactccacacaaacacagccaTTGCGTTCAACAGCGGTCAACATTGTTTCTTCCTCTGCCTCAGTATCTTTTCATCCTGGACTGACTCCATCTGTCCCTTCTTCAAGCCAAACCACCTCAGCCTCTGTCATGTTAAATGGCTACAGCACTTCTTCCACGCAGAAGGAAGCTTCACCTGGCCACACAATCTCAATCAACTTTTCTACACCAAGGCCCGCTTTAGAACCTCAGCAGCCAGTCTTATCGCAGGCTCTGCCTGGCCATGCCATTCTTACTGTGAAGGAAGTGGGCGGTCCAAATGTTGACCCGACACCACATGTCTTGTTGGTGAATCGTCTTGGGCAGATTTTTGTAAAGAACCCAGAGAGCAACACATTCCAGCTACCAAATCCAAATTCCCCGTCCTTTAACTGCGTCACTCAGATTGCCAGCCTTTTACAAAGCAATGCACTGTCAGCCACGCTAGCAGCGGCCGGTAGCATGTCCTCGCCACCTCCTGCCTCGAACGTGATGTCAACCACTTCTGGGATGGCTACTCCTGCAGATCAGAATCCCACCACAATTACACAGCTGCTTACTCACAATACAAATGGGGCATTGTCATCGGTTAATGTAAAGAAGCCAAGAAagactgcaaaaacacccaaaGATGAAACTGCTCcagaaaagaaaaagccaaagaaaaagaaagagtcCAGTGCATCGAAAAAATCGAAGCCATCCAAAACTGTTGGGCAGTGTACTTTGTCACCTAAGAATTCTGACATATCTCCTGCAGAGAGTGCTGAAGCAATTATCAACCAAGCAATGGCAAGCAATTACACACCCAAGTGGAGCGGGCTTCGGACACTCAGCCCCTCTTCAGTGGTTTTGCCCCCAGGTCTACTTATTGAACCTGAGCCTCCAGCACCATGTCCCAAACCTGCACCTCCTCCTGCTTCCCGCCCTCGCACCCATGTCCGCATGAAGAGAGTATCTTCGCTTTCAGACCGAATTGTCACCAAGAAGTCTAAAGTGGATTTCCTTCCTTCTAAACCCACCAGCGAGGAGGAGAACAACCGACCAAACTTTCCAAGTGTGTCCAGCAGGGCTTCTGGAGTTCGTATTAAGACCCCAACTGTCAAAGGAGTACTCAACCTGGACGAGCTTAAGCAAGAGCATCCAAGTGATTCTGACAGCTCAGA GTTTGAACCGTGGGACTCTCTGTCTCGAGGTGAACATGGCAAGCAACATGCTTGGGAGCCAGTGGGACACAGCAGTCTCATTGACTGGAAGAAATACTCTG ATGATGAATCACCAATGTCTGATGATGACGAAGAATTTTTGCCAAACAAAGATCAGCCACACTTACGATTCGAGATAAGCAGTGATGATGGCTTCAGTGTGGAGGCAGACAGTATTGAGG TGGCTTGGAAAGCGGTAATAGATGGGGTGCAAGAAGCGCGAGCAATCGCAAAGTTGAGACCTCTGGCTTTTCAGAGGATGACTGGTGCCCGAATGCTTGGTCTGGTTCATGATGCTGTGGTCTTCTTGCTGGAGCAACTTCAAGGAGCACACCGCTGTCAACATCACTCGTTCCGTTTTTTCAAACAGTTCAGTCAGGAAGATGACTTGCCTGTCAATTCCACCGGCTGTGCCCGCTCCGAGCTCTACCTTAG GAAGTCtacatttgacatgttcaaCTTCCTGGCATCTCAGCATCGGCAGCTTCCTGACATTGGGCCTTATGACGATGAAGAAGATGATGTTCTTTTGAAGTCCACAAG ACGGGCCACTAGTTTGGAGTTGCCCATGGCTATGCGATTTAGACACTTGGAAAGGACGTCAAAGGAAGCTGTCGGCGTGTACAG ATCTGCTATCCATGGGCGCGGACTCTTCTGCAAGAGGAACATCGAAGCAGGCGAGATGGTGATTGAGTATGCTGGCACTGTCATTCGCGCAGTGCTCACTGACAAACGGGAGAAGTACTACGATGGCAAG GGTATTGGCTGTTACATGTTCCGCATTGATGATTTTGATGTGGTGGATGCAACCATGCACGGCAATGCGGCCAGATTCATCAACCACTCGTGTGAGCCCAACTGCTACTCGCGAGTAATCAACGTGGAGGGCCGAAAGCATATTGTCATCTTTGCTTTGAGGAAGATCTACAGGGGAGAGGAGCTCACTTACGATTACAAGTTCCCCATCGAGGATGCCAGCAACAAGCTCAACTGTAACTGTGGGGCCCGGCGATGTCGACGCTTCCTCAACTGA